The Myxococcus guangdongensis genome has a window encoding:
- a CDS encoding ABC transporter substrate-binding protein — MKSSLFSLGLLVGLTGAGCAGLEEGETMETSVAEDSASQVIQGLNTQVTGTSPVTFVTASGNVTTPYNQSATPVVAYTRDSTTGAFTAYPGSGAADGSISVPNVPSGRIYLKVGTRYLVSTGRTFDLGSTEWGRDGSFASLSTPVTVSASGLSPWQSGDYMDMYSLNPGAFGYLYGNEPGFPLAGATSFSALNFDYANMLNPMLLDSSLGDVFSLAQMRLQSSPHGVPYRSMHKVLSANLTQTEGQSASVSGTFTQPAATGTFSVDWRRSAFDALRAQVNPSAVSTYNEIWMSARPAAVGQALASISGPPVLVKLNPDALKTDIVTGNMAYNNPLPATWQKVAFATAGFTKTYALGTATPVTMSVEIRVDQDASAFASAPVEPLVGPVQAPLVNTRGAFQNLTGVGTDASLRWSKPAIGTATNYVVNIYRLSTSNGATIASRVTSLHTDLQSVYLPPGVLLSGQTYFAEIQSWYQPGSDLATSPFKRALPRARASVLTGTFSP; from the coding sequence ATGAAAAGCTCATTGTTTTCACTCGGTCTCCTTGTCGGACTGACGGGGGCCGGCTGCGCGGGCCTCGAGGAAGGCGAGACGATGGAGACCTCCGTCGCGGAGGACTCCGCCTCCCAGGTCATCCAGGGACTGAACACGCAGGTCACGGGGACGAGCCCTGTGACGTTCGTCACCGCGTCGGGCAACGTGACGACACCCTACAACCAGTCCGCGACGCCCGTGGTGGCCTACACGCGGGACTCGACGACGGGGGCGTTCACGGCGTACCCCGGCTCGGGCGCCGCGGATGGCAGCATCTCCGTGCCCAACGTCCCGTCCGGCCGCATCTACCTGAAGGTGGGCACGCGCTACCTGGTGAGCACGGGGCGCACGTTCGACCTGGGCTCCACCGAGTGGGGCCGTGATGGCTCGTTCGCCTCGCTGTCGACCCCCGTGACGGTGTCCGCGTCCGGCCTGTCTCCCTGGCAGTCGGGGGACTACATGGACATGTATTCATTGAACCCGGGGGCGTTCGGCTACCTCTACGGCAACGAGCCGGGGTTCCCCCTGGCGGGCGCGACGTCGTTCTCCGCGCTGAACTTCGATTACGCCAACATGCTCAACCCCATGCTGCTCGACAGCAGCCTCGGGGATGTGTTCTCGCTGGCCCAGATGCGGCTGCAGTCGAGCCCCCATGGCGTGCCCTACCGCTCGATGCACAAGGTGCTCAGCGCGAACCTGACGCAGACGGAGGGCCAGTCTGCCAGCGTCAGTGGGACGTTCACCCAGCCCGCGGCGACGGGCACGTTCTCGGTGGACTGGAGGCGTTCGGCGTTCGATGCCCTGCGCGCCCAGGTGAACCCGAGCGCGGTGAGCACGTACAACGAAATCTGGATGTCCGCGCGGCCGGCCGCGGTGGGTCAGGCGCTCGCGTCCATCAGCGGGCCGCCGGTCCTGGTGAAGCTCAATCCTGACGCGCTGAAGACGGACATCGTCACGGGGAACATGGCCTACAACAACCCGCTGCCGGCGACGTGGCAGAAGGTGGCCTTCGCCACCGCGGGCTTCACGAAGACCTACGCGCTGGGGACGGCGACGCCCGTCACGATGAGCGTGGAGATTCGCGTGGACCAGGATGCGAGCGCGTTCGCCTCCGCCCCGGTGGAGCCCCTCGTCGGTCCGGTGCAGGCGCCGCTCGTCAATACCCGTGGCGCGTTCCAGAACCTCACGGGCGTGGGGACGGACGCCTCGCTGCGCTGGTCGAAGCCGGCGATTGGCACGGCCACGAACTATGTGGTGAACATCTACCGGCTGAGCACGAGCAACGGCGCCACCATCGCCTCGCGCGTGACGTCGCTGCACACCGACTTGCAGAGCGTGTACCTGCCGCCGGGCGTGCTCCTGTCGGGACAGACGTACTTCGCGGAGATTCAGAGCTGGTACCAGCCCGGCTCTGACCTCGCGACGAGCCCGTTCAAGCGCGCGCTGCCCCGCGCCCGCGCCAGCGTGCTCACGGGGACGTTCAGCCCGTAA
- a CDS encoding bifunctional metallophosphatase/5'-nucleotidase: MLQRVDVHLSSDTHERTYVPIEQSGSWVVEPGAFGSFLGRLDLWLEEGRVVDRRWELVELTASRFPEDPEMARHVEAALTAHDQALSAQVGHTDVTLARYAVVENPLDNMLADAIRAAGGTEIGLSNGFRFGTPLLSEPVREADLWNLFPVTNKLKTGKVSGRQLRAFWEQELENVFAKNPEHRFGGWLPRPSGMTLRFRADAPKGQRLLALEVAGEPVVDSRLYSVTACERDGDAPDMLCRIPGALEPRVLDLDAHEAVRRFLARAPRLSDTLEGRAVGEDLPAVLRTQQVSR, translated from the coding sequence GTGCTCCAGCGCGTGGATGTCCATCTGTCCAGCGACACGCACGAGCGCACCTATGTCCCCATCGAGCAATCGGGCTCGTGGGTGGTGGAGCCCGGCGCGTTCGGCTCCTTCCTCGGCCGGCTGGACCTGTGGCTCGAGGAGGGGCGGGTGGTGGACCGCCGCTGGGAGCTCGTCGAACTCACCGCGTCGCGCTTCCCCGAGGATCCCGAGATGGCGCGGCACGTGGAGGCCGCGCTCACCGCGCACGACCAAGCGCTCTCCGCGCAGGTGGGCCACACGGACGTGACGCTCGCGCGCTACGCGGTGGTGGAGAACCCGTTGGACAACATGTTGGCCGACGCCATCCGCGCCGCGGGTGGGACGGAGATTGGCCTGTCCAATGGCTTCCGCTTCGGCACGCCGCTGCTCTCCGAACCCGTGCGCGAGGCGGACCTGTGGAACCTCTTCCCCGTCACCAACAAGTTGAAGACAGGCAAGGTGAGCGGCCGTCAGCTCCGCGCCTTCTGGGAGCAGGAACTGGAGAACGTCTTCGCGAAGAACCCCGAGCACCGCTTCGGCGGATGGCTGCCGCGCCCCTCGGGGATGACGCTGCGCTTCCGCGCGGACGCACCCAAGGGACAGCGCCTCCTCGCGCTCGAGGTCGCGGGCGAGCCGGTGGTGGACTCGCGCCTCTACTCCGTGACGGCCTGCGAGCGGGACGGCGACGCACCGGACATGCTGTGTCGAATCCCCGGCGCGCTGGAGCCCCGCGTGCTCGACCTGGACGCGCATGAGGCGGTGCGCCGCTTCCTCGCCCGTGCGCCTCGACTGAGCGACACACTGGAGGGCCGCGCGGTGGGCGAGGACCTGCCCGCCGTGCTCCGCACCCAGCAGGTCTCGCGGTAG
- a CDS encoding phospholipase D-like domain-containing protein → MRVDTSCDTANFILDGDKFFLELHRHIRRAELDGKGATIRLAYWKADPALTLPAVDGAQQRTLAQALSSAAKAGVKVQVILWNGWKSECFVPHHHFWREDWTAWLDKWKHLLKEWKFPDGSLEFKYHSYAGTTLHPFTSLHIKIALFKTSGSEDLLLGGMNLGEDYKSATTHDAANHWHDAAVHLKGDIHRVVGNYWSELWAGKMPPAAPITPDRSGGGKAVTFVTTDIQGKKAERDIRKELVGHIQMARAFVYMENQALTDPGIIDALVAAAARGVRIILMVPHPKETVLGDYSGYAYVMNFAFRAIAMAGMTSFTSKSAGKVKASDIKDCSLRYEGWLLSGRSLLLPPSPQVQKMGCLENDTYITELEKRLHAGDDSLMQSWKHPNLPFRPASQFMNRGFHWKLKTAWLGTWEYLENITAIESDSFSMYSPLLNGAKGKSPYVHSKVAIVDDKLAFIGSSNWTYRSMQFDAEVSAVIQDGAFVKAMREELFEHWGMPKNVSQWRAAAEQNVGKQDGKVNIVPLTLADLQVSYTSLTAWGSWAAGNMI, encoded by the coding sequence ATGCGCGTCGACACCAGCTGCGACACCGCGAACTTCATCCTCGACGGCGACAAGTTCTTCCTCGAGCTGCACCGGCACATCCGCCGCGCGGAGCTGGACGGCAAGGGCGCCACCATCCGCTTGGCGTACTGGAAGGCGGACCCGGCGCTGACGCTGCCCGCGGTGGATGGCGCGCAGCAGCGCACGCTCGCGCAGGCGCTCTCCTCGGCCGCGAAGGCGGGGGTGAAGGTCCAGGTCATCCTGTGGAACGGCTGGAAGTCCGAGTGCTTCGTGCCGCATCACCACTTCTGGCGCGAGGACTGGACGGCGTGGCTGGACAAGTGGAAGCACCTGCTCAAGGAGTGGAAGTTCCCCGACGGGAGCCTGGAGTTCAAATACCACTCCTACGCGGGCACCACGCTGCACCCCTTCACCAGCCTCCACATCAAGATTGCCCTGTTCAAGACGTCCGGGAGCGAGGACCTGCTCCTGGGCGGGATGAACCTGGGCGAGGACTACAAATCCGCCACGACGCACGACGCGGCCAATCACTGGCATGACGCGGCCGTGCACCTGAAGGGAGACATCCACCGCGTCGTGGGGAACTACTGGTCGGAGCTGTGGGCGGGGAAGATGCCTCCCGCGGCGCCCATCACTCCGGACCGCAGCGGCGGCGGCAAGGCCGTGACGTTCGTGACCACGGACATCCAGGGCAAGAAAGCCGAGCGGGACATCCGCAAGGAGCTGGTGGGCCACATCCAGATGGCGCGCGCGTTCGTCTACATGGAGAACCAGGCGCTGACGGACCCAGGCATCATCGACGCGCTGGTCGCGGCGGCCGCGCGCGGGGTGCGCATCATCCTGATGGTCCCGCACCCGAAGGAGACGGTGCTCGGGGACTACAGCGGATATGCGTACGTGATGAACTTCGCCTTCCGCGCCATCGCGATGGCGGGGATGACGAGCTTCACCTCGAAGAGCGCCGGCAAGGTGAAGGCCAGCGACATCAAGGACTGCAGCCTGCGCTACGAGGGGTGGCTGCTGAGCGGCCGCTCGCTGCTGCTGCCGCCGTCACCCCAGGTCCAGAAGATGGGCTGCCTGGAGAACGACACGTACATCACGGAGTTGGAGAAGCGGCTGCACGCGGGTGACGACTCGCTGATGCAGTCGTGGAAGCACCCCAACCTGCCGTTCCGTCCGGCGTCGCAGTTCATGAACCGCGGCTTCCACTGGAAGCTGAAGACGGCCTGGCTGGGGACGTGGGAGTACCTGGAGAACATCACGGCCATCGAGTCCGATTCGTTCAGCATGTACTCACCGCTGCTCAACGGCGCGAAGGGCAAGTCGCCGTACGTCCACTCGAAGGTGGCCATCGTCGACGACAAGCTGGCCTTCATCGGAAGCAGCAACTGGACCTACCGCAGCATGCAGTTCGACGCCGAGGTGAGCGCCGTCATCCAGGACGGGGCCTTCGTCAAGGCGATGCGGGAGGAGCTCTTCGAGCACTGGGGGATGCCCAAGAACGTCAGCCAGTGGCGCGCGGCGGCGGAGCAGAACGTGGGCAAGCAGGACGGCAAGGTGAACATCGTCCCGCTCACCCTGGCGGACCTGCAGGTCAGCTACACCAGCCTCACCGCGTGGGGCTCCTGGGCGGCGGGGAACATGATTTGA